One genomic region from Yarrowia lipolytica chromosome 1C, complete sequence encodes:
- a CDS encoding uncharacterized protein (Compare to YALI0C19063g, no similarity) codes for MNKYMPEDREETETTADIPRCTLPDTSRAMKKSRNGCLRCKQLKRKCDEEKPACERCVKAGAACEYKKVLTWGNGVASRGIHKGATFISDVGSRAHVEAAVRNFRVDIESSPSSMSTPSSDGGAGSGTCMAHGGLELLPVSSIPGFADQISSILTHMEQPTHMPVINPVNEQGGRIQSLSADAYPPGFLLDLEDSLPKEDYILLRKFFYEDHWRLVAHNRNDGPLKRYIVPLVSKSPALAEVIIVFEALCTGQSYEASLRRFGGAIELFLKELSPEKPPETAFAVGVFICLFSLSVGYKWTSHIQLLYSLVEAKPATIFSGDFHSDIIANLGVFDLDNFIAGRTSPRLNIWLKYCMGRSGFDPITGLPYSMIDMIAKASDGQNIMHELLTFRRPLQEVRPEPLPTSTPGPAHIVSLVQMPFCEASMHVWEAYRHALMLYVYMFNGGHVDNLAATCEDAYMHSDAVFNCSGELPLFLCIWPLFMVGLMTDSLTLRQRIARQFERLISPLNYLPIRMAHKLMLEFWKRKETQPNVSYHDIAREWNMEVCLF; via the coding sequence ATGAATAAATACATGCCAGAAGAcagagaagagacagaaacCACAGCAGATATACCGCGTTGCACGTTGCCAGACACGTCAAGGGCCATGAAGAAATCGAGAAACGGATGCTTGCGGTGCAAACAGCTTAAGCGCAAGTGCGACGAGGAAAAACCCGCGTGTGAACGGTGTGTCAAGGCGGGAGCCGCGTGCGAGTACAAAAAAGTGCTAACCTGGGGCAATGGAGTGGCGTCCAGGGGAATCCACAAGGGCGCCACCTTCATCAGCGATGTGGGATCCCGAGCCCACGTGGAGGCGGCGGTGCGAAACTTCAGAGTCGACATTGAATCATCTCCGTCTTCCATGAGCACCCCAAGCTCGgatggaggagcaggaTCCGGAACCTGTATGGCGCACGGAGGCCTGGAGCTTCTGCCCGTCTCGTCCATCCCCGGATTTGCTGACCAAATCAGCTCCATACTCACCCACATGGAACAACCTACACACATGCCTGTGATAAACCCAGTGAATGAACAGGGAGGAAGGATACAATCGCTGTCCGCAGACGCATACCCACCGGGCTTTCTACTGGACCTGGAAGATTCGCTGCCCAAAGAAGACTACATTTTGCTGCGCAAGTTCTTCTACGAGGACCATTGGCGCTTGGTGGCCCACAACCGCAACGACGGACCGCTGAAACGATACATTGTGCCTTTGGTGAGCAAAAGTCCTGCCTTGGCCGAGGTGATTATTGTGTTTGAGGCGCTGTGTACCGGCCAGAGCTACGAGGCGTCTCTGCGACGTTTTGGAGGAGCTATTGAGCTGTTTTTGAAAGAGTTGAGCCCGGAAAAGCCTCCTGAGACGGCGTTTGCAGTGGGAGTGTTCATTTGTTTATTCTCCCTGTCGGTCGGATATAAATGGACTTCGCATATTCAACTTTTGTACTCTCTGGTTGAAGCTAAGCCTGccaccatcttctcagGAGACTTTCATTCAGACATTATCGCCAATCTGGGAGTTTTCGACCTCGACAACTTCATTGCAGGCCGAACCTCGCCCAGACTCAACATCTGGCTCAAGTATTGCATGGGCAGAAGTGGATTTGACCCCATTACTGGTTTGCCTTACTCCATGATTGATATGATTGCAAAAGCATCGGATGGGCAGAACATTATGCATGAGCTGCTGACCTTCCGACGTCCGCTGCAGGAGGTGCGACCGGAACCATTGCCGACATCGACCCCTGGACCTGCTCATATTGTGTCTCTTGTACAGATGCCCTTTTGTGAGGCGTCCATGCATGTGTGGGAGGCCTATCGACACGCATTGATGCTCTACGTGTACATGTTCAATGGAGGCCATGTGGATAACTTGGCTGCAACCTGTGAAGACGCATATATGCATTCGGATGCTGTTTTCAACTGTTCGGGCGAACTGCCTTTGTTTCTGTGCATTTGGCCTCTATTCATGGTTGGACTAATGACGGACAGTCTCACCTTGAGACAGCGAATTGCCAGACAGTTTGAGAGACTCATTTCGCCTCTCAACTATCTGCCCATACGTATGGCTCACAAGCTGATGCTGGAGTTCTGGAAGCGAAAGGAGACTCAGCCCAATGTCAGCTACCACGACATTGCTAGAGAGTGGAATATGGAGGTGTGTTTGTTCTAA
- a CDS encoding uncharacterized protein (Compare to YALI0C19085g, similar to uniprot|P37262 Saccharomyces cerevisiae YCR073wa SOL2 multicopy suppressor of LOS1-1 P4.51.f4.1), which produces MTTQVPAVYAWPESHRVAEALADHVVAQQNNVLDAKRAVDNKRPANAGAGSGANSGTQTPTSPPPRRFRIGISGGSLIHVLNEGLLARDDVRWDQWDIYFADERLVPFDDEQSNYGLFKREIYDKIPEGTPKPRVFHVDESLLDDAQEAADAYEKVLIKGFAAKDSVKLPMFDLLLLGCAPDGHICSLFPSHPLLRESLAWVAPIEDAPKPPPRRITLTLPVIRHAHRVTFVVEGATKAPIIKTIFERPEKGLPSSLVNEACAGKVSWFVDNDALKNSFVTKKEYKMLVTPKKEKEDESNSEQEKKSDA; this is translated from the coding sequence ATGACTACACAGGTGCCTGCAGTGTACGCATGGCCCGAGAGCCACCGGGTGGCTGAGGCGCTGGCCGATCATGTGGTGGCGCAGCAGAACAATGTGCTGGATGCCAAACGGGCGGTAGATAACAAGCGTCCCGCCAATGCCGGGGCAGGCTCTGGGGCCAACAGCGGAACACAGACGCCCACCtcgcctcctccacgtcgGTTCCGAATCGGCATTTCCGGCGGCTCGCTGATCCACGTGCTCAACGAGGGGCTGCTGGCACGTGACGATGTGCGATGGGATCAGTGGGATATTTATTTTGCCGACGAGCGCCTGGTGCCCTTTGACGATGAGCAGTCCAATTACGGACTCTTCAAGCGCGAGATCTACGACAAGATTCCTGAGGGCACGCCGAAACCACGGGTGTTCCACGTCGATGAGTCGTTGCTGGACGACGCCCAGGAGGCCGCCGACGCCTACGAAAAGGTGCTCATCAAGGGCTTTGCAGCCAAGGACTCCGTCAAGCTGCCCATGTTcgacctgctgctgctcggaTGTGCTCCGGATGGCCACATCTGCTCGCTGTTCCCCAGCCATCCTCTTCTGCGAGAGTCTCTTGCTTGGGTTGCGCCCATCGAAGATGCTCCCAAGCCCCCGCCCCGACGAATCACGCTGACTCTGCCCGTAATCCGACACGCACACCGAGTCACCTTTGTGGTGGAGGGAGCCACCAAGGCGCCCATCATCAAGACGATTTTCGAGCGGCCGGAGAAGGGTCTGCCTAGTTCATTGGTTAACGAGGCATGCGCTGGCAAGGTCAGCTGGTTTGTGGACAACGACGCGCTCAAAAACTCGTTTGTGACAAAGAAGGAGTACAAAATGCTGGTAacccccaagaaggagaaggaggatgagTCGAACTCCGAgcaggaaaaaaagagtgACGCATAA